Below is a window of Candidatus Krumholzibacteriia bacterium DNA.
GCGCTTTCGTGGGCTGTACCCCGACGCCGTGCTCGAGCTCGATCGCTTCGTGCTGGAGCAGGTGATCGAAGGCGACGAGTTCGCCGTCGACGCCTACTACGATCGCGACGGCGCGGTCACGATCGTGAACGTGCTCGAGCATCCCTTCGCCCACGGCGCCGATGTCAGCGACCGGGTGTATCGCGTTCGCCCTGCGGTCATCGAACGCACCCACGACCTGTTCGTGGAGCACCTCGGTGAACTGGGCAGACGGGCCGGACTGCGCGACGTGCCGATCCACGTGGAGTTCCGGATCGCCGCCGACGGCACGGTGCGTCCGATCGAGGCGAATCCCATGCGCTTCGGGGGCTGGTGCGCCACCGACATCGCGACGCACGGCTGGGGACTGTGTCCCTACACCACCTTCCTGCGCGACGAACGACCCGATTGGACGCGCCTCTGCGAGGAAGGGCAGGGCTGGACCACGGCCCTCGTGGTGGCCGACCTGCCGGCGGATCTCGATCGCACCCGTGTGACGTCGATCGACTACGAGGCCTTCGCCGCGCGTTTCAGCCGTCCTCTGGAGCTGCGTCGTGTGGAGGACCCGAGGCATCCCGTGTTCGCCTTCCTCTTCGTCCGGGTGCGCGACGACGAACTCGACCAACTCGATGCCGTTCTCCACGCCGATCTGACCGAGTACGTCCGACTGGGCTGATCGCCGTCGGGGATCCCCCCGGACCGCTCTGCACGATCACCCCGTGGGGGCGGGGTCCCGGTGCGTCTAGCGTTCTCGTGGCAAGAGGTGGCGGAGTTCCGCCGCCGCGACGCGTCTGCGAGGAAGCATGACCATCACCGTGACCCTGGGCGAGATCGCCGTCCTCGTGATCGCTGCGGCCCTGGTGTTCGTGGCGATCGCGATCGTGCGGACGGCTTCGCGGTTGCAGACCACGCTGGCCGAGGTCGACGAGACCCTCCGCCGTCTGCGGCCGAGGACCGAGAGGGTCCTGGAGCGGACCGAGGACGAGCTGGCCCGTCTTTCGATCGTGTCGCAACGCCTGGGCAGCATCAGCCAGCACGTCGACGAGGTCACCGGCAACGCGGCCGAAACGGTGAATCCTCTGATCGACGACGTCGACCGGCTGCGGCGTTCGACCGATCACGTTCTGGCCGCCGTGAAGGGTGCCCAGGCCACGATCCATGCCTTGCGAAGGGACCGTTCGGAATGAGTGCCTCCGACCCGAATCCCCGACCAGAGAGGACCGCCATGAGCAAGGAGAACACCGCGCTCGCCTTCGTCGCCGGAGCCCTGGCCGGAGGCATCACCGCGCTCCTGTTGGCCCCGCAGAGCGGCCGGGAGACACGAGCAGTCGTGCAGGACACGGCCCGGGACTCGGTGGAGCAGGGACGCGAGAAGGTCGAGCACGCCGCGAACACCGCAGCGGAGCGGACCCGCGAGGCCGCCGAGTCGGTGGCCGATCGGACACGCCATGCGAGCGAGACCG
It encodes the following:
- a CDS encoding DUF948 domain-containing protein → MTITVTLGEIAVLVIAAALVFVAIAIVRTASRLQTTLAEVDETLRRLRPRTERVLERTEDELARLSIVSQRLGSISQHVDEVTGNAAETVNPLIDDVDRLRRSTDHVLAAVKGAQATIHALRRDRSE
- a CDS encoding ATP-grasp domain-containing protein, with product MFILDEPYVSPQLRRAATDLGAPVLDNRCARRELDGVGLVADDAFAEHYLRSDRPRLYTNSENSLGWIREHLSGTDLPAQVEALKDKVRFRELLADLDPDYRFEQVRLEALDSVDPTWFGGPFVAKPAVGFFSLGVQIVEDPRDWPAAAGRLRDAGERFRGLYPDAVLELDRFVLEQVIEGDEFAVDAYYDRDGAVTIVNVLEHPFAHGADVSDRVYRVRPAVIERTHDLFVEHLGELGRRAGLRDVPIHVEFRIAADGTVRPIEANPMRFGGWCATDIATHGWGLCPYTTFLRDERPDWTRLCEEGQGWTTALVVADLPADLDRTRVTSIDYEAFAARFSRPLELRRVEDPRHPVFAFLFVRVRDDELDQLDAVLHADLTEYVRLG
- a CDS encoding YtxH domain-containing protein, coding for MSKENTALAFVAGALAGGITALLLAPQSGRETRAVVQDTARDSVEQGREKVEHAANTAAERTREAAESVADRTRHASETVAETASHATDTAQDRVEATREAFEAGREAYAEELRRRQEQEAKA